A stretch of the Salminus brasiliensis chromosome 19, fSalBra1.hap2, whole genome shotgun sequence genome encodes the following:
- the rpl39 gene encoding large ribosomal subunit protein eL39, producing the protein MASHKTFRIKRFLAKKQKQNRPIPQWIRMKTGNKIRYNSKRRHWRRTKLGL; encoded by the exons ATG GCGTCGCACAAGACTTTCAGAATTAAGCGCTTCCTCGccaagaagcagaagcagaacagACCAATTCCACAGTGGATCCGAATGAAGACTGGTAACAAGATCAG GTACAACTCCAAGAGGCGTCACTGGAGAAGGACCAAGCTTGGCTTGTAA